The nucleotide sequence GCTGACCTAGCTGACCGTACGGCTGCCACGATCATCAAGGCCGATGAAAACTGGTTTATCAGCACGTTCATGAAAATAATGCGCCCTGGGTAATGCGTGAGGCTTATTTTTTTACTTGTAAGTTTCAATATTTTTTGAAAATTCTATAAGATCAAATGCCTTGTTGTTGCGCTTCCTTATTCACCAAGATTCCAAATCATGCATAGCTTCCCTGAAAACCAACCGAAACTTGTTATTGCCGGCGGCAACGGATTTCTGGGCAAGCATTTAGCTGCGTACTTCAAGAAAGCAGGCTACCGAATTGTAACGATTGGGAGGCAGAACACAACGGCTCCCAACCATGTGCAATGGGATGCGCAGACGCTTGGCGCTTGGGCGGCAGAGCTGGAAGGCGCAGCTGCCTTACTTAATATGGCAGGCCGTACCGTGGATTGTCGTTACACGGAGGCCAACAAACGCGAGATAAGCAACAGCCGCGTCGATAGCACTCATATTCTGGGGGAGGCAATAGCCGCTTGTCAGAATCCCCCACAAGTGTGGCTAAATGCATCTACTGCTACCATCTACTCCCATACAACTGGCGCACAGCCCGCTAACACGGAAACCAGTGACACAAATGGCACTGACTTTTCAGCAGGAGTAGCGCGGGCATGGGAAGCGGCGCTATGGGACGTTGACTTGCCCAGAACACGGCGAGTGGCACTCCGAACCT is from Hymenobacter tibetensis and encodes:
- a CDS encoding TIGR01777 family oxidoreductase, with product MHSFPENQPKLVIAGGNGFLGKHLAAYFKKAGYRIVTIGRQNTTAPNHVQWDAQTLGAWAAELEGAAALLNMAGRTVDCRYTEANKREISNSRVDSTHILGEAIAACQNPPQVWLNASTATIYSHTTGAQPANTETSDTNGTDFSAGVARAWEAALWDVDLPRTRRVALRTSIVLGADGGAFPVMAKLAKRGLCTPQGSGSQWISWLHILDFCRAVEFLLTATGQEGVFNVCAPTPLTNREFNALLARTLRPAFRLPQPVWLLEIGAFLLRTETELILKSRKVVPQRLLNLGFTFHYPTCAQAVDNLL